One part of the Brachyspira sp. SAP_772 genome encodes these proteins:
- the ruvX gene encoding Holliday junction resolvase RuvX, producing the protein MVLGVDFGRKKTGTAFMDMNIKIPFPCKLIEESNARKVKRALMDIIEEKKIDTVVFGLPLSDEGKESEWCTEIRRFSEFLLKSVKVNVVFVDEYGTSKEADFILRGKKKSVKKKANDLIAAVLILENYLNIINKNN; encoded by the coding sequence ATGGTTTTAGGAGTAGATTTCGGACGTAAAAAAACAGGCACTGCTTTTATGGACATGAACATAAAAATTCCTTTTCCATGCAAACTAATAGAAGAAAGCAATGCAAGAAAAGTAAAACGTGCTTTGATGGATATAATAGAAGAGAAAAAAATTGACACAGTTGTTTTTGGGCTTCCTTTATCCGATGAAGGAAAAGAGAGTGAATGGTGTACTGAGATAAGAAGGTTTTCAGAGTTTCTTTTAAAAAGCGTAAAAGTAAATGTTGTCTTTGTAGATGAATACGGCACTTCAAAAGAGGCAGATTTTATTTTGAGAGGCAAAAAGAAAAGTGTTAAAAAAAAGGCTAATGATTTAATTGCTGCAGTTCTAATATTAGAAAACTATTTGAATATTATAAATAAAAACAATTAA
- the ruvC gene encoding crossover junction endodeoxyribonuclease RuvC, giving the protein MITLGIDPGFARCGYAFVEAKNYEYKIVNSGLIETFSNEEYNQRLSFIYTQLDSLIKQYKPDNASIEELFFSKNTKTAIKVAEARGVIILALTLNNIEFREYKPREIKSQITGNGNANKDAVIKMVNLFTGSNIKQDDTADAVAIALAHASRNRILK; this is encoded by the coding sequence ATGATAACTTTAGGTATAGACCCGGGATTTGCTAGATGCGGTTATGCTTTTGTAGAGGCTAAAAACTACGAATACAAAATAGTAAATTCTGGGCTTATCGAAACATTTTCAAACGAAGAATATAATCAAAGACTTTCATTTATATACACTCAATTAGACTCGCTCATTAAACAATACAAACCAGATAATGCTTCAATAGAAGAGCTTTTCTTTTCAAAAAATACCAAAACAGCAATAAAAGTTGCTGAGGCAAGAGGGGTTATAATATTAGCACTTACTTTAAACAATATAGAGTTTAGAGAATATAAGCCAAGAGAGATAAAATCACAAATAACAGGAAACGGAAATGCTAATAAAGATGCTGTTATAAAAATGGTTAATCTTTTTACAGGTTCAAACATTAAGCAAGATGATACCGCTGATGCTGTAGCCATTGCTTTGGCACATGCTTCAAGAAACAGAATTTTGAAATAA
- a CDS encoding YebC/PmpR family DNA-binding transcriptional regulator gives MSGHSKWASIKHKKAANDSKKGKIWSKIAKEITIAVKEGGSPDPDQNARLRMVIVKAKGTNMPNDNIDRAIKRGSGAGEGANIEEMSYEGYAPGGVAIIVDVATDNKNRTAAEIRSIFSKNGGNLAENGAVSWQFKKKAVVIIPAAGNTEESLMDIVLDAGAEDIEQDEEVFTITGPMEALSSIVDALKAKNIEPESAEIVRVADNTMTIAENDAKKVMKIISLFEDHDDVSAVATNLEITDNLIEEE, from the coding sequence ATGTCAGGACACTCCAAGTGGGCTAGTATTAAACATAAAAAAGCCGCAAACGATTCAAAAAAAGGTAAAATTTGGTCAAAAATAGCAAAAGAGATAACAATAGCAGTAAAAGAAGGTGGAAGCCCAGATCCAGATCAAAATGCAAGATTAAGAATGGTTATAGTTAAGGCAAAAGGAACTAACATGCCTAATGATAATATAGACAGAGCTATAAAAAGAGGTTCAGGTGCTGGTGAAGGTGCTAATATAGAAGAAATGTCTTATGAGGGTTACGCTCCTGGTGGCGTAGCTATTATAGTAGACGTTGCTACAGACAATAAAAACAGAACTGCTGCTGAGATAAGGTCAATATTCAGCAAAAACGGAGGAAACTTAGCAGAGAACGGTGCTGTTTCTTGGCAGTTTAAGAAAAAAGCTGTTGTAATTATTCCTGCTGCTGGCAATACTGAAGAGAGCTTAATGGATATAGTACTTGATGCTGGTGCTGAAGATATAGAACAAGATGAAGAAGTATTTACTATTACTGGACCTATGGAAGCTTTATCATCTATAGTTGATGCTTTAAAGGCTAAAAATATCGAGCCAGAAAGTGCTGAAATAGTACGCGTTGCTGATAATACTATGACTATAGCTGAAAATGATGCCAAAAAAGTTATGAAGATAATTTCACTTTTTGAAGATCATGATGATGTTTCTGCTGTAGCTACTAACTTAGAGATTACAGACAACTTAATAGAAGAAGAATAA
- a CDS encoding flagellin yields the protein MIINNNVSALNANRQLTLTGNQMTKTIQELASGMRINTAGDDASGLAVSEKMRSQYRGLQQATRNAQNGISFIQTTEGYLNETTNIMQRMRELAIQSANGIYSDSDRALIQVEVNQLVAEVDRIASQAEFNKMNMLTGRFAADGQTPITFHIGANMDQRVSVNIGAMTAANLQVGGDTPLSISSVETANQALGRIDEGIQMVVAQRAELGAVQNRMESMVKSLMIATENTIASESVIRDADMAQAMVAYTREQILQQTGAAMLANANMKNQSIMRIIG from the coding sequence ATGATTATCAACAATAATGTTTCTGCATTAAATGCAAACAGGCAGTTAACTCTAACTGGCAATCAAATGACAAAAACAATTCAAGAACTTGCTAGCGGTATGAGAATTAATACTGCAGGAGATGATGCTTCTGGTTTAGCAGTATCTGAAAAAATGCGTTCTCAATATCGTGGTTTACAACAAGCTACTAGAAATGCTCAAAACGGTATATCTTTCATTCAAACTACTGAAGGTTACTTAAATGAAACTACTAACATTATGCAAAGAATGAGAGAATTAGCTATTCAATCTGCTAACGGAATATATTCTGACAGCGACAGAGCTTTAATTCAAGTAGAAGTTAATCAATTAGTAGCTGAAGTTGACAGAATCGCTTCTCAAGCTGAATTCAACAAAATGAACATGTTAACAGGACGTTTCGCTGCTGACGGTCAAACTCCTATCACTTTCCACATCGGTGCTAACATGGATCAAAGAGTATCTGTTAATATAGGTGCTATGACTGCTGCTAACTTACAAGTTGGTGGTGATACTCCTCTTTCTATCTCTTCTGTTGAAACTGCTAACCAAGCTTTAGGAAGAATAGATGAAGGTATACAAATGGTTGTTGCTCAAAGAGCAGAATTAGGTGCTGTTCAAAATAGAATGGAATCTATGGTAAAAAGCTTAATGATAGCTACTGAAAACACTATCGCTTCTGAAAGTGTTATAAGAGATGCTGATATGGCTCAAGCTATGGTTGCTTATACTCGTGAACAAATCTTACAACAAACTGGCGCTGCTATGTTAGCTAATGCTAATATGAAAAACCAATCTATAATGAGAATTATTGGATAA
- the purM gene encoding phosphoribosylformylglycinamidine cyclo-ligase has protein sequence MSVSYEESGVSREEGYKAVSLMKEVVAKTMNNNVLNNIGSFGAMYELGKYNNPVLVSGTDGVGTKLEIAFTMKKYDTVGIDAVAMCVNDVLCHGAKPIFFLDYLACGKLNSETAALIVKGIADGCYEAGAALIGGETAEMPGFYKEGDYDIAGFCVGVVEKENIIDGSKVKEDDVILGIASSGFHSNGFSLIRKLVRDYNATFENKKIGEALLTPTRIYVKPILKLLEKYNIKGMAHITGGGLIENVPRAFKKDYKAVINKNSFNTPEIFKYIQYLGNIKEEEMYNTFNMGIGFVIIVDKDEKESIINELREMKETVYEIGHIEKNNGESSGICLI, from the coding sequence ATGTCTGTTTCTTATGAAGAAAGCGGTGTAAGCAGAGAAGAAGGCTATAAAGCCGTATCTCTTATGAAAGAAGTAGTTGCTAAAACTATGAATAATAATGTATTAAATAACATTGGCAGTTTTGGGGCTATGTATGAACTTGGAAAATACAATAACCCTGTTTTAGTATCTGGAACTGACGGAGTTGGTACTAAATTAGAAATTGCATTTACTATGAAAAAATATGATACTGTTGGAATTGATGCTGTGGCTATGTGTGTTAATGATGTGCTTTGTCATGGGGCTAAGCCTATTTTCTTTTTGGATTATCTTGCTTGTGGAAAACTTAACAGTGAAACAGCTGCTTTAATAGTAAAAGGTATAGCTGATGGATGTTATGAGGCGGGTGCTGCTTTAATTGGCGGTGAAACTGCTGAGATGCCCGGTTTTTATAAAGAAGGTGATTATGATATTGCTGGTTTTTGTGTTGGGGTGGTTGAAAAAGAGAATATTATAGACGGAAGTAAAGTTAAAGAAGATGATGTTATACTAGGAATAGCTTCTTCTGGTTTTCACAGTAATGGTTTTTCTCTTATAAGAAAATTAGTTAGAGATTATAATGCTACATTTGAAAATAAAAAAATTGGTGAAGCATTGCTTACCCCTACTAGAATATATGTTAAACCTATACTTAAATTGTTAGAAAAATATAATATTAAAGGTATGGCTCATATTACGGGGGGAGGATTAATAGAGAACGTTCCTAGAGCTTTCAAAAAAGATTATAAGGCTGTGATAAACAAAAATAGTTTTAATACGCCTGAAATATTTAAGTATATTCAGTATCTTGGAAATATAAAAGAAGAAGAGATGTATAATACTTTTAATATGGGTATTGGTTTTGTAATTATTGTTGATAAAGATGAAAAAGAAAGTATTATAAATGAATTAAGAGAAATGAAAGAGACTGTTTATGAAATTGGACATATAGAAAAAAATAATGGAGAAAGCAGCGGAATATGTTTAATATAG
- the purN gene encoding phosphoribosylglycinamide formyltransferase translates to MFNIAVLISGGGSNLKSLIDNQKDYYKINVVIADRDCGGLNIARYANIDAVLIDRKEYKEKLSQKIDEELKKYNIDLIVLAGYLSIVDSNFISKWENKIINIHPSLLPKYGGKGMYGIKVHEAVIKNKEKESGCTVHYVTDMVDGGDIIMQNKVDVLEDDTAEILQKRVLVEEHKILPATVIKLASEK, encoded by the coding sequence ATGTTTAATATAGCGGTATTAATTTCCGGAGGCGGAAGCAATTTAAAGTCATTAATAGACAATCAAAAAGACTATTATAAAATAAATGTAGTGATTGCTGATAGAGATTGCGGAGGGTTAAATATTGCTAGATATGCAAATATAGATGCCGTTTTAATAGACAGAAAAGAATATAAAGAAAAATTATCACAAAAAATAGACGAAGAGCTTAAAAAATATAATATTGATTTAATAGTTCTTGCTGGTTATTTATCTATAGTAGACAGTAATTTTATATCTAAATGGGAAAACAAGATAATAAATATTCACCCATCGCTTTTACCAAAATATGGCGGCAAGGGAATGTATGGAATAAAAGTTCATGAAGCGGTTATAAAAAACAAAGAAAAAGAATCAGGCTGCACAGTGCATTATGTAACGGACATGGTAGACGGAGGCGACATCATAATGCAAAACAAAGTAGATGTATTAGAAGATGACACCGCAGAGATACTTCAAAAAAGGGTATTGGTAGAGGAACATAAGATACTTCCAGCAACCGTTATAAAATTAGCTTCTGAGAAATAA
- a CDS encoding Ldh family oxidoreductase — MINVRFEELKEAIIKKLMSADVSEFDAEVVADILCYADARGIHSHGALRLEHYIKRIKAGGINLKSNFKIEAKKPSFALMDADGGFGHIAMKKATEWAIDTADKQGIAVIGIKNNSHCGALSYYNKMAIDKKKVSLIMANTDPGVIPYGGKRAFFGTNPISYGFPAKKDFLLGDMATSEVALGKIFTARDNNEKVPINWGVDENGNATDDPKKIKYVTPFGGAKGYVIMTMIEAFTGLLIGNVYCNNLVKMYGDMDKKRNLSTFMLVVDPFVYNEDYLDTVQSFIDDIRKEPPLDESKPITIPGERKEACYRDYSKNGIPLSEKVYKYVFRY; from the coding sequence ATGATAAATGTTAGGTTTGAAGAATTAAAAGAAGCTATAATAAAAAAATTAATGTCAGCAGATGTTAGTGAGTTTGATGCAGAAGTTGTTGCTGATATTTTATGTTATGCTGATGCTAGGGGTATTCATTCTCATGGAGCTTTGAGGCTTGAGCATTATATAAAAAGAATAAAAGCTGGGGGTATAAATTTAAAATCTAATTTTAAGATAGAAGCAAAAAAGCCTTCATTTGCATTAATGGATGCAGATGGAGGTTTTGGGCATATTGCTATGAAGAAAGCTACAGAGTGGGCAATAGATACTGCAGATAAACAAGGAATTGCTGTAATAGGCATAAAAAATAACAGTCATTGCGGTGCATTGTCATACTATAATAAAATGGCAATAGATAAAAAAAAGGTATCGCTTATAATGGCAAATACAGACCCCGGAGTTATACCATATGGAGGTAAGAGAGCATTTTTTGGTACTAATCCTATAAGTTATGGCTTTCCTGCTAAAAAAGATTTTTTACTTGGAGATATGGCTACTAGCGAGGTTGCTTTAGGAAAGATATTTACAGCACGTGATAACAATGAAAAAGTGCCTATTAATTGGGGTGTTGATGAAAATGGAAATGCTACAGATGACCCTAAAAAAATAAAATATGTTACTCCTTTTGGTGGTGCTAAGGGTTATGTTATTATGACTATGATAGAGGCTTTTACAGGTCTTTTGATAGGGAATGTTTATTGTAATAATTTGGTTAAGATGTATGGAGATATGGATAAAAAAAGAAATCTTTCAACATTTATGCTTGTAGTTGATCCTTTTGTTTATAATGAGGATTATTTAGATACAGTTCAATCATTTATAGATGATATAAGAAAAGAGCCTCCACTAGATGAAAGTAAGCCTATAACAATACCGGGCGAGAGAAAAGAAGCTTGTTATAGAGATTACTCAAAAAATGGAATACCTTTATCTGAAAAAGTTTATAAATATGTTTTTAGATATTGA
- a CDS encoding phage tail protein, which yields MSIFDIKGNLMKDEDGLNIINGSSYKVRIAKTKSRDERVDFTSDDVKGKYLIYPSSVGLTPATESLTKDYVGSPSSESYLGSTTYAGDISFGAFVNSNAYYMSLIWANVHTKENTGNIICINCFSDFSIKMHKNENTITMLEIIREDENGFYSDFIDIYDSMTQQKLIDAINNIKNIKAVLITGDKNDQVDFTNFLGEFEEEENNYLISFKRVGFIETGVFSKEAKKIYPRFVNIISPRFGETQYYNLALFDSSKNIEGIQYIGCESKSMSFNFANKALTQITSSLWASDEHTLDKDSILKEERAEERDVVMAQTSKYPTKLFINGTEATSVSDIAIAFEWTKEEKFNVSAKRYNFPNNKFTLTFSGNAVFNTQSKELFYNRVLNGDRQSFVIYSKTKFRGKDYPFIFVSADVSGSPSFPTIEAKDISVSLNNFKASEDSIEMKNNYLIAFTDREELF from the coding sequence ATGAGTATATTTGATATAAAAGGAAATTTAATGAAAGATGAAGATGGCTTAAATATTATAAACGGCTCTTCATATAAAGTGAGAATTGCTAAGACAAAGAGCAGAGATGAGAGAGTAGATTTTACAAGCGATGATGTTAAAGGAAAATATTTAATTTATCCTTCTTCTGTTGGGCTTACTCCTGCTACAGAGAGCTTAACAAAAGATTATGTAGGCTCTCCTTCATCAGAATCCTATTTAGGTTCTACAACTTATGCGGGAGATATTTCTTTTGGGGCTTTTGTAAACTCTAATGCTTATTATATGAGTTTGATATGGGCTAATGTGCATACTAAAGAAAATACAGGAAACATTATTTGCATTAATTGTTTTAGCGATTTTTCTATTAAGATGCATAAAAATGAAAACACTATCACTATGCTTGAGATTATTAGAGAAGATGAAAATGGTTTTTATAGTGATTTTATTGACATATATGATTCTATGACTCAGCAAAAATTAATTGATGCTATAAACAACATAAAAAACATAAAAGCAGTTTTAATTACAGGTGATAAGAATGACCAAGTAGATTTTACCAACTTTTTAGGAGAATTTGAAGAGGAAGAAAATAATTATTTAATTAGCTTTAAGAGAGTTGGATTTATAGAAACAGGAGTATTTAGCAAAGAGGCAAAAAAAATATATCCAAGATTTGTAAATATAATTTCTCCAAGATTCGGAGAGACTCAATATTATAACTTAGCATTATTTGACTCATCAAAAAATATTGAAGGCATTCAGTATATAGGCTGTGAAAGTAAGTCTATGAGTTTTAATTTTGCTAATAAAGCATTAACACAAATAACTTCTTCATTATGGGCATCTGATGAACACACTTTAGATAAAGATAGCATTCTTAAAGAAGAAAGAGCAGAAGAGAGAGATGTTGTAATGGCTCAAACTTCAAAATATCCAACAAAGCTTTTTATTAACGGAACAGAGGCTACTTCTGTTTCTGATATTGCTATTGCTTTTGAATGGACTAAAGAAGAAAAATTTAATGTGTCAGCAAAGAGATATAATTTTCCAAATAATAAATTTACTTTAACTTTTTCTGGTAATGCAGTTTTTAATACCCAGTCAAAAGAGCTTTTTTATAATCGTGTTTTAAATGGTGATAGGCAGTCATTTGTAATATACAGCAAAACAAAATTTAGAGGCAAGGATTATCCATTTATATTTGTGAGTGCAGATGTTTCTGGAAGTCCTTCTTTTCCTACTATTGAGGCTAAAGATATTTCAGTTTCATTAAACAATTTTAAAGCTTCAGAAGATTCTATAGAGATGAAGAACAATTATTTGATAGCCTTCACAGACAGAGAGGAGTTATTTTAA
- a CDS encoding phage capsid protein codes for MIIKSGIGNDEDKLPKKGFPVSIKDKDGKGVYALYEEGFTFVGVALEDAYSYVDFGLKSNCISVCYSGNVNCVAAESLAAGDIVVPSVDGFKKSLDGNGVGIVIRGGNANSHIEVLLKTI; via the coding sequence ATGATAATAAAATCTGGCATAGGTAATGATGAAGATAAATTACCAAAGAAAGGCTTTCCTGTATCCATCAAAGATAAAGATGGAAAGGGAGTTTATGCCTTATATGAGGAAGGGTTTACCTTTGTTGGGGTTGCCTTAGAAGATGCATATAGTTATGTGGATTTCGGACTTAAGTCTAATTGCATATCTGTGTGCTACAGCGGAAATGTTAATTGCGTTGCGGCAGAGAGTTTAGCTGCAGGCGATATAGTTGTGCCTTCAGTTGATGGATTTAAAAAGTCATTAGATGGCAATGGGGTTGGTATAGTTATACGCGGAGGTAATGCCAATTCTCATATAGAAGTGCTTTTAAAAACTATTTAA
- a CDS encoding phage capsid protein translates to MEENKVKKYKILGDSFKQYIAVSKNTFSETKTNKITEKNVEEIISSFEKKNVEVFVYMGHKEEEERAAIGKVLKLEKDNEAIGIYATIEWFDESITEKKSFYPSIEMVGKKVKEDDEFIYWENCEIKAIAAVEYPASKSVDLLCASGVIEVNEEYINNIKNILNKLNDDATKEKAKEEFLNIFRNDEVFQNMIIDLLLEKFKIDENSLSKSNLSAITYGDWCNEYAESQNAVRCSSKSESDTYVKAKKLFKAGLSKEEIMSIVRNDLVPIGVGGYERVSLSAMGKNRYEEISRMFK, encoded by the coding sequence ATGGAAGAAAACAAAGTAAAAAAATATAAAATTCTTGGGGATAGTTTTAAACAATATATAGCTGTTTCCAAAAACACTTTCTCAGAAACTAAAACTAATAAGATTACTGAGAAGAATGTAGAGGAGATTATATCTTCATTTGAAAAGAAGAATGTTGAAGTGTTTGTTTATATGGGGCATAAAGAAGAAGAAGAGAGAGCTGCTATTGGTAAGGTGTTAAAATTAGAAAAAGATAATGAAGCTATTGGAATATATGCCACTATAGAATGGTTTGATGAAAGTATCACTGAGAAAAAATCATTTTATCCTTCTATAGAAATGGTTGGAAAAAAAGTTAAAGAGGATGATGAGTTTATTTATTGGGAGAATTGTGAGATTAAGGCTATTGCTGCTGTTGAATATCCTGCAAGTAAGAGTGTTGATTTATTATGTGCGAGCGGGGTTATTGAAGTTAATGAAGAGTATATAAATAACATAAAAAACATTTTAAATAAGCTTAATGATGATGCAACAAAAGAAAAAGCAAAAGAAGAGTTTTTGAATATATTTAGAAATGATGAAGTATTTCAAAACATGATAATAGATTTACTTTTAGAGAAGTTTAAGATTGATGAAAATAGCTTATCAAAATCTAATTTATCTGCTATCACATATGGTGATTGGTGCAATGAATATGCAGAAAGTCAGAATGCAGTAAGATGCTCTTCAAAGTCTGAGAGTGATACTTATGTGAAGGCTAAAAAACTTTTTAAGGCTGGTTTAAGCAAAGAAGAAATAATGTCTATAGTGAGAAATGATTTAGTTCCTATTGGAGTAGGAGGTTATGAGAGAGTTAGTTTATCAGCTATGGGCAAAAACAGGTATGAAGAGATTTCAAGGATGTTTAAATAA
- a CDS encoding phage capsid protein — translation MLENNETQNNQTVIEKIIESYDTKLKDKTLEIEKLNEELNKISTNNYYNGVPDLHSNRGDFGDDFSFPSKWALTCKRMENSIYLEPILQFYRGIFNSFNYELEKTDEYFESVKVRNAYNFIDKQFKRAGGLKSLIVNAAYNSLVYGFCFFTPKLEVLSAKNYGFKGKLDGLRGFKFYDVSSINSFNFSKEDIDEIESISIINKNNSTITNINFDLAIAGYSTYGDVTGDVIGKPFLYSAYSLWQVLESMDNSFNRNLKNIGEHSFNFVSNCELNDSKRKEVEREIRNFVNNGGGIFISKYGKIEKIESIDANEWYSFRDSMLSTLFKNKGVDIKALGLNKGATKNLADLTQANALLMASDIVEGIINNINDTFMKRYFDLNFKSLRLLGECDYFRIKHSVNKD, via the coding sequence ATGCTTGAGAATAATGAAACTCAAAACAATCAAACCGTAATAGAGAAAATAATAGAGAGCTATGATACAAAATTAAAAGATAAAACTTTAGAGATAGAAAAATTAAATGAAGAGCTAAATAAAATATCTACAAATAATTATTATAATGGGGTTCCAGATTTGCACTCTAATAGAGGAGATTTTGGAGATGATTTTTCTTTTCCAAGCAAGTGGGCTTTAACTTGTAAAAGAATGGAGAACTCTATTTATTTAGAGCCTATACTTCAATTTTATAGGGGTATTTTTAATTCTTTTAATTATGAATTAGAAAAGACAGATGAATATTTTGAGAGTGTAAAGGTAAGAAATGCTTATAATTTTATAGACAAACAATTTAAAAGAGCAGGCGGGCTTAAGAGTTTAATAGTTAATGCTGCTTATAATTCTTTGGTTTATGGTTTTTGTTTTTTTACTCCGAAGTTAGAAGTTTTATCTGCAAAGAATTATGGATTTAAGGGTAAGCTTGACGGTTTAAGAGGTTTTAAGTTTTATGATGTTTCTTCTATAAACAGTTTCAATTTTTCAAAAGAAGATATTGATGAGATTGAATCTATTAGCATAATAAATAAAAATAATTCTACTATTACAAATATAAATTTTGATTTAGCAATAGCAGGTTATTCTACTTATGGAGATGTTACAGGCGATGTAATAGGTAAGCCTTTTTTGTATAGTGCTTATTCGCTTTGGCAGGTGCTTGAATCTATGGACAATAGCTTTAATAGGAACTTAAAAAATATAGGCGAGCATAGTTTTAATTTTGTGTCAAATTGCGAGCTTAATGACAGCAAGAGAAAAGAGGTTGAGAGGGAGATAAGAAATTTTGTTAATAATGGCGGCGGAATATTTATTTCAAAATACGGAAAGATAGAAAAGATCGAGAGTATAGATGCTAATGAATGGTATAGCTTTAGAGATAGCATGCTTTCAACACTTTTTAAAAATAAGGGAGTGGACATTAAAGCATTAGGTTTGAATAAGGGAGCAACAAAAAATTTAGCAGACCTCACTCAGGCAAATGCATTACTTATGGCAAGCGATATTGTTGAAGGCATAATTAATAATATAAATGACACTTTTATGAAGAGATATTTTGATTTGAATTTTAAAAGTTTAAGGTTATTAGGAGAATGTGATTATTTCAGGATTAAACATTCAGTAAATAAAGATTGA
- a CDS encoding glycoside hydrolase family 19 protein, translating to MIDIKKYLDALNIDFSWESVLKKYLLAYNITKEKDVKMFLAQTSHESYNYKRLEESFKYKPEVLVKVFPKYFSTLEEAKDILSKGDEALANRVYGGRLGNNFDEGYKYRGRGIIQLTGKSNYINYGRLLNIDLVNNPDWLLDRNVAVNVACCYWVNRGLLGTDDIRKATKKINGGYNGLEDRIRRYKKIENL from the coding sequence ATGATTGATATAAAAAAATATTTAGATGCTCTTAATATAGATTTTTCTTGGGAGAGTGTGTTAAAAAAATATTTACTTGCATATAACATCACAAAAGAAAAAGATGTAAAGATGTTTTTAGCTCAAACAAGCCATGAAAGCTATAATTATAAAAGGCTTGAGGAGAGTTTTAAATATAAACCAGAAGTTTTAGTAAAAGTATTTCCAAAATATTTTAGTACTCTTGAAGAGGCAAAAGATATTTTATCTAAAGGAGATGAAGCACTTGCTAATAGGGTATATGGAGGAAGACTCGGCAATAATTTTGATGAGGGATACAAATACAGAGGAAGAGGAATAATACAGCTTACAGGAAAAAGTAATTATATTAATTATGGAAGGCTTCTTAATATTGATTTGGTTAATAATCCTGATTGGCTTTTAGATAGAAATGTTGCTGTTAATGTTGCTTGCTGTTATTGGGTAAACAGAGGTCTTTTAGGCACTGATGATATAAGAAAAGCAACTAAAAAAATTAATGGCGGGTACAATGGATTAGAGGATAGAATTAGAAGATACAAAAAAATAGAAAATCTATAA
- a CDS encoding phage tail protein gives MIFVIYDKNTYKCYFVEGQNINDFKLQPNEVIKEHNSNDLSQTDIRAYNKDGSVKSLEQQVQEKIITLKDNEMIDDGIIRELNKNNNDDLIVMIERGLEVLDKTKKIVTNENGKKYITEKTTKEKYEQGLITVEQYNEYIIQQRQSQYIQNLDGVRAELLDDVLNSLAEQGLLSENQISTLNTLQDTRANIKAQYKKIL, from the coding sequence ATGATATTTGTTATATATGATAAAAATACTTATAAATGTTATTTTGTTGAAGGTCAAAACATTAACGATTTTAAGTTACAGCCTAATGAAGTTATAAAAGAGCATAATAGTAATGATTTAAGCCAAACAGATATAAGAGCTTATAATAAAGACGGCTCTGTAAAAAGTTTAGAACAGCAAGTACAAGAAAAGATTATAACTCTTAAAGACAATGAAATGATAGATGACGGTATAATTAGAGAATTAAATAAAAATAATAATGATGATTTAATTGTGATGATTGAAAGAGGGCTTGAAGTATTAGACAAAACTAAAAAGATAGTAACCAATGAAAACGGTAAAAAGTATATTACAGAAAAGACTACAAAAGAGAAATACGAGCAAGGATTAATAACAGTAGAACAGTATAACGAATATATTATACAGCAAAGACAAAGTCAATACATTCAAAACTTAGACGGGGTGAGAGCTGAGCTTTTAGATGATGTTCTTAATAGTCTAGCAGAGCAAGGGTTATTAAGTGAAAATCAAATTAGTACATTAAATACTTTGCAAGATACTAGAGCCAATATAAAAGCTCAGTACAAAAAAATATTATGA